From the genome of Silurus meridionalis isolate SWU-2019-XX chromosome 20, ASM1480568v1, whole genome shotgun sequence, one region includes:
- the sft2d3 gene encoding vesicle transport protein SFT2C — MAELNRQLQEYLAQSKSGAKTISQSSSSTTVNIDEAESNVTGTWFGRWSSPFSGRAGSSTGPSTSSGFSWPWSAESDPCLPGVSRSQRMVAFVVCILFSALCFGLSALYAPLLLLKARKFALLWSLGSLFALTGAAVLRGPSRMIAAPSPGAVLYMCSLGATLYAALALHSTMLTALGAIVQIGAIVGYVVSLVPGGSAGMRFVGGMAASAIKRTVTGKTMPI, encoded by the coding sequence ATGGCGGAATTGAATCGACAGCTTCAGGAATATTTAGCGCAGTCTAAAAGCGGTGCAAAGACAATATCCCAGTCGAGCTCCAGCACCACGGTGAACATCGACGAAGCCGAAAGCAATGTAACAGGCACCTGGTTCGGTCGGTGGTCGAGCCCGTTCTCGGGTCGCGCCGGTTCTTCCACAGGCCCGAGCACGAGCAGCGGGTTTTCCTGGCCGTGGTCAGCGGAATCTGATCCCTGTCTGCCTGGCGTGAGTCGGTCTCAGCGAATGGTCGCGTTCGTGGTGTGCATCTTATTCTCGGCGCTGTGTTTCGGACTCTCGGCTCTATACGCGCCGCTGCTCTTACTGAAGGCGAGGAAATTCGCTCTGCTGTGGTCGCTCGGCTCGCTGTTCGCGCTGACTGGCGCCGCCGTCTTGCGCGGCCCGAGCCGCATGATCGCCGCCCCGTCCCCGGGGGCCGTGTTGTACATGTGCTCGCTGGGGGCGACGCTCTACGCGGCGCTGGCACTCCACAGCACCATGCTCACGGCGCTCGGAGCCATCGTGCAGATTGGCGCTATAGTGGGCTACGTGGTGTCTCTGGTACCCGGTGGCAGCGCCGGGATGCGGTTTGTCGGCGGAATGGCTGCATCGGCAATTAAAAGGACAGTGACCGGAAAAACCATGCCCATATGA
- the si:ch1073-184j22.2 gene encoding dual specificity protein phosphatase 18, translating into MVQVCQQLIFCGRETQSSQEREREQGTSFMSLSQITPTLFLGGSDAPLNRALVARKSITLIVNATLSHSCPTYPGVECIRVAVPDLPTARLSDHFDRVAARIHNNRAGGTLVHCAAGMSRSPALIMAYLMKYKGVTLCQAHNWVRQSRPSIRLNEGFWDQLLDYEKGLYGKNTVKVAAPLEVNKMGKMMHRYSLRDVPSSPRLGWFRR; encoded by the exons ATGGTTCAAGTGTGCCAACAGCTGATTTTCTGTGGCAGAGAAACACAGAGCagtcaggagagagagagagaacaagggACCAG CTTCATGTCTCTGTCCCAGATCACCCCAACCCTTTTCCTGGGCGGATCCGATGCCCCTCTCAATCGAGCTCTCGTGGCTCGTAAGAGCATCACCCTCATCGTAAACGCCACCCTGTCCCACAGCTGCCCCACATACCCAGGAGTTGAATGTATACGTGTGGCTGTTCCTGATCTTCCCACTGCACGTCTGAGTGACCACTTTGACCGAGTAGCAGCCCGCATTCATAACAACCGAGCAGGTGGGACGTTGGTGCATTGTGCGGCAGGCATGAGCCGCTCCCCTGCTCTGATCATGGCCTACCTCATGAAGTACAAAGGAGTGACGTTGTGCCAGGCGCACAACTGGGTGAGGCAGAGTCGACCCTCGATCCGCCTCAACGAAGGATTCTGGGACCAGCTTCTGGACTATGAAAAGGGACTTTATGGGAAAAATACTGTGAAAGTTGCTGCTCCATTGGAAGTGAACAAAATGGGCAAAATGATGCATAGATACAGTCTGAGAGATGTTCCATCATCTCCAAGGCTAGGCTGGTTTAGACGATAG
- the wdr33 gene encoding LOW QUALITY PROTEIN: pre-mRNA 3' end processing protein WDR33 (The sequence of the model RefSeq protein was modified relative to this genomic sequence to represent the inferred CDS: inserted 2 bases in 2 codons), with amino-acid sequence MATDIGSPPRFFHMPRFQHQAPRQLFYKRPDFAQQQAMQQLTFDGKRMRKAVNRKTIDYNPSVIRYLENRLWQRDHRDLRSVQPDAGCFNDLVPPVGMLNNPMNAVTTKFVRTSTNKVKCPVFVVRWTPEGRRLVTGASSGEFTLWNGLTFNFETILQAHDSPVRAMTWSHNDMWMLTADHGGYVKYWQSNMNNVKMFQAHKEAIREASFSPTDNKFATCSDDGTVRIWDFLRCHEERILRGHGADVKCVDWHPTKGLVVSGSKDSQQPIKFWDPKNGQSLATLHAHKNTVMEVKWNLNGNWLLTASRDHLCKLFDIRNLKEELQVFRGHKKEATAVAWHPIHEGLFASGGSDGSLLFWNAGVEKEVGGMEMAHEGMIWSLAWHPLGHILCSGSNDHTSKFWTRNRPGDKMRDRYNLNLLPGMSEDGVEYDDMEPNNLATIPGMGIPEQLKAAMEQEQTNKETVPEAEMSIPGLDWGMDEVMQKDLKKPPTKKVPYAKPIPAQFQQAWAENKVPAMVPGEPPKERKDEKVDLKKKSQAEIEQEMAALQYTNPMLLEQLKIERMAQLQDQSMPPPGGQPGSMPSFXGQGGPMAPPPQGFPQSMPPQQIPPNMGPPMGPGGMPGPYIPPGQMGPPGPLPHQGPPSQGMMGPPDHHGPPRHPGPHRNMGSHGMPPGPRGMQGPPPGPMASGPPSGNMMGLPPRGQGPPQGGMMHQDMRGPTPHGNMMGAQGPPPGGMMGPPPRNHGMGNMHGMGPPPGGXHGPPNNMQGPSGNMQGPPYMQQGKLPHMGEGNRGQFSQGQNSGPQSMMHGPGGKDGPRGPPNHHMGPPHEHQGSDGGSQYWPEDGGYQESWRRPGQDFHGDPRGHRGGSGGQWENQERFPSHDDDYERFDDGYEGAVDGYDQRLRRPPHSEDSFRRGGMSGRGGRGSYQDEYGGDESFDSQEEMGQGWGNGGRGRPRGGTPRGGTPRGGGVGRKGLLPTPDEFAAHYEGGRNQEGWEGGRDSGHEGYREGQRGDHSMHDSPSAVSRERSSSLQGMDMASLPPRKRPWHDGPGTGDMDSPGAGPDDRGAGRPPPRDDVSYGPPPSRSSRGGWVRGGRGLRGGRGR; translated from the exons ATGGCGACTGACATCGGCTCCCCGCCGCGCTTCTTCCACATGCCTCGGTTCCAGCACCAGGCGCCTCGGCAGCTGTTCTACAAGAGGCCGGACTTTGCGCAGCAGCAGGCCATGCAGCAGCTCACTTTTGACGGCAAGCGCATGAGGAAAGCAGTGAACCGAAAGACCATCGACTATAACCCGTCGGTCATCAGATACCTCGAG AACCGCCTCTGGCAGCGGGATCATCGAGATCTTCGTTCTGTCCAGCCTGATGCAGGTTGCTTTAACGAT ctcGTTCCTCCTGTCGGTATGCTCAATAACCCCATGAACGCAGTGACTACAAAGTTCGTCAGAACATCCACGAATAAAGTGAAGTGCCCAGTGTTTGTAGTACGG TGGACCCCTGAAGGCAGGCGGCTCGTAACCGGGGCCTCGAGTGGGGAATTCACCTTATGGAACGGCCTTACCTTTAACTTTGAGACCATTCTACAG GCACACGACAGCCCGGTACGCGCGATGACGTGGTCTCATAACGACATGTGGATGCTGACCGCCGACCACGGCGGCTACGTGAAGTACTGGCAGTCCAACATGAACAACGTCAAGATGTTCCAGGCGCACAAGGAGGCGATTAGAGAGGCCAG TTTCTCTCCTACGGATAATAAATTTGCAACTTGCTCCGATGACGGAACTGTGCGCATCTGGGACTTTCTGCGCTGCCACGAAGAAAGAATACTCCGAG GTCACGGCGCAGACGTCAAGTGTGTCGACTGGCATCCCACCAAAGGCCTGGTGGTCTCGGGCAGCAAAGACAGCCAGCAGCCGATCAAGTTCTGGGATCCAAAAAATGGCCAGAGTCTGGCAACATT ACATGCTCATAAAAACACGGTAATGGAAGTGAAGTGGAACCTGAACGGAAACTGGCTCCTCACGGCGTCGCGTGACCATTTGTGTAAACTGTTCGACATTCGCAACCTGAAAGAAGAGCTGCAGGTGTTCAGAGGACACAAAAAGGAAGCTACAG CTGTCGCCTGGCACCCGATCCACGAGGGTCTTTTTGCGAGCGGAGGCTCTGACGGATCACTACTCTTCTGGAATGCTGG AGTGGAGAAGGAGgtgggtggtatggagatggctCACGAGGGTATGATCTGGAGCTTAGCCTGGCATCCTCTCGGCCACATTTTATGCTCAGGGTCTAATGACCACACCAG CAAATTCTGGACCCGAAATCGTCCAGGAGATAAAATGCGTGACCGGTACAACCTAAATCTCCTACCTGGAATGTCAGAGGATGGAGTCGAATATG ACGACATGGAGCCCAACAATCTGGCCACCATTCCTGGGATGGGGATCCCGGAGCAGCTAAAAGCCGCCATGGAGCAGGAACAAACTA ACAAAGAGACAGTACCGGAGGCTGAGATGAGCATCCCAGGGCTGGATTGGGGAATGGATGAGGTGATGCAAAAAGACCTGAAGAAACCCCCAACAAAGAAGGTTCCCTATGCAAAGCCAATTCCCGCTCAATTCCAGCAG GCCTGGGCAGAGAACAAGGTACCAGCTATGGTTCCAGGGGAGCCTCCCAAAGAAAGGAAGGATGAGAAGGTGGATCTCAAGAAGAAGTCTCAGGCTGAAATCGAGCAGGAGATGGCTGCACTGCAGTACACAAACCCCATGCTGTTAGAG CAACTGAAGATTGAGCGAATGGCCCAACTCCAGGATCAGAGCATGCCACCTCCTGGAGGTCAACCAGGCTCCATGCCATCCT CTGGACAAGGAGGCCCCATGGCACCGCCTCCACAGGGCTTTCCACAGTCAATGCCACCGCAACAGATTCCTCCCAACATGGGCCCTCCGATGGGTCCAGGTGGCATGCCTGGTCCGTATATACCACCAGGTCAGATGGGACCTCCCGGTCCTCTGCCTCACCAGGGTCCTCCTTCGCAAGGCATGATGGGACCTCCGGATCATCACGGACCTCCACGCCACCCTGGACCCCACAGGAATATGGGGTCTCATGGAATGCCCCCAGGGCCCAGGGGCATGCAGGGTCCTCCTCCAGGTCCAATGGCTTCAGGACCACCTTCAGGAAACATGATGGGACTTCCACCTCGAGGTCAAGGGCCACCCCAGGGTGGAATGATGCACCAGGACATGCGTGGACCAACACCTCACGGGAACATGATGGGTGCCCAGGGCCCTCCACCAGGAGGAATGATGGGACCTCCACCCAGAAATCACGGCATGGGGAACATGCATGGAATGGGGCCTCCTCCTGGAG TGCACGGGCCTCCGAACAATATGCAGGGTCCATCGGGTAACATGCAAGGACCTCCTTATATGCAGCAGGGCAAACTGCCACACATGGGCGAGGGGAATAGAGGACAGTTCAGCCAG GGACAGAATTCTGGCCCGCAGTCAATGATGCATGGTCCTGGTGGAAAAG ATGGACCTCGAGGGCCTCCAAACCACCACATGGGACCTCCACATGAACACCAGGGATCAGACGGAGGTTCTCAGTACTGGCCAGAGGATGGAGGCTATCAAGAGAGCTGGAGGAGACCAGGACAGGACTTCCATGGAGATCCCAGGGGCCACCGAGGAGGTTCTGGAGGACAGTGGGAAAACCAGGAGAGGTTCCCTTCTCATGACGATGACTATGAAAG GTTTGATGATGGGTATGAGGGTGCGGTAGATGGGTACGACCAAAGGCTGAGACGACCACCACATTCTGAAGATTC TTTCAGGAGAGGTGGAATGAGCGGACGCGGAGGCAGAGGAAGTTACCAGGACGAGTACGGAGGAGACGAGAGCTTTGATTCTCAGGAAGAGATGGGCCAGGGCTGGGGGAATGGAGGGAGAGGGAGGCCGCGTGGAGGAACACCACGTGGAGGAACACCACGTGGAG GTGGTGTAGGAAGAAAGGGGCTTCTGCCAACTCCTGATGAGTTTGCGGCTCACTACGAAGGAGGAAGAAACCAGGAGGGTTGGGAGGGAGGGCGAGACTCAG gtcATGAGGGCTATCGGGAAGGCCAGAGAGGTGACCACAGCATGCACGACAGCCCGTCTGCAGTCAGCAGGGAGCGCTCTTCTTCACTACAGGGCATGGACATGGCCTCACTCCCACCTCGCAAGCGTCCCTGGCATGACGGCCCGGGCACGGGAGACATGGACTCACCTGGAGCTGGACCTGATGACCGAGGGGCAG GTCGGCCTCCACCACGTGACGACGTCAGTTACGGTCCTCCTCCATCCAGAAGCAGTAGAGGAGGGTGGGTTCGCGGTGGCCGTGGACTGAGAGGAGGCCGGGGACGGTAG
- the dusp28 gene encoding dual specificity phosphatase 28: MLQLCKITDSLFISNARSACNNELLQKESVTLCINVSRQQPSPPAPVSTLRVAVYDDPNEDLQAHFDRCADAILSVEAGGGRTLVYCKNGRSRSATVCMAYLMKHRSLSLTEAYEMVKSARSVVEPNPGFWAQLERYEQELKIRRDLPEHKRLQFSPISLQRLFHRKQNK, from the exons ATGCTGCAGCTGTGTAAGATAACAGACTCGCTGTTCATCAGCAACGCTCGCTCGGCCTGCAATAATGAGCTCCTCCAGAAGGAATCAGTGACCCTGTGCATCAACGTGTCCAGGCAGCAGCCGAGTCCTCCAGCGCCGGTCAGCACTCTGCGTGTGGCCGTGTATGACGACCCCAACGAGGACCTGCAGGCGCACTTCGACCGCTGCGCCGATGCCATACTCAGCGTTGAGGCGGGTGGAGGCCGCACCCTCGTATACTGCAAAAACGGCCGCAGTCGCTCGGCTACCGTGTGCATGGCCTACCTCATGAAGCACCGCAGCTTGTCCCTTACCGAGGCGTATGAG ATGGTGAAAAGTGCCCGATCAGTGGTGGAGCCAAACCCGGGTTTTTGGGCTCAGCTGGAGCGATATGAGCAGGAACTGAAGATCAGACG AGACCTACCTGAACACAAACGCCTGCAGTTCAGCCCGATTTCTCTACAGCGACTATTTCACcggaaacaaaataaatag